A genome region from Bacteroidales bacterium includes the following:
- a CDS encoding sulfotransferase — MEVIITGMRRSGTTILYDLFYEDQRFDAYYEPFAFGKKDIGGGSGLRKVSFMDKLNQRRKEFLEQYDPQQTPEIFNLGAPTDLRKEMNRSIPDIHSQYLQYLASENTYTLFKFVRLFNKLPEMHKIFPDARVIHILKDPRRIAFSHVIGSKEPKDKFIRLRHRVKRRYQRAFFFQVKKGFNFWSAENMINVIIDEWQGYHSFKGAPAFEKVMLLWKIINDQIVKDGQAYFGDNFMSVKHEELCTHPAQTLERIYDCVGMNLPENVRVLGTSNLKPPRQIFKRKNKNWSRAAQRTRIDLSEWEQY; from the coding sequence ATGGAAGTGATCATAACAGGAATGAGAAGGAGCGGAACAACCATATTGTATGATTTGTTCTATGAAGACCAAAGATTTGATGCTTATTATGAGCCCTTTGCCTTTGGGAAGAAAGACATTGGCGGAGGTAGCGGGTTGAGAAAGGTTTCATTTATGGATAAGTTGAATCAAAGAAGGAAAGAATTTCTAGAGCAGTATGATCCGCAACAAACCCCGGAGATCTTTAACCTTGGAGCTCCAACAGATCTCAGGAAAGAGATGAACCGTAGTATTCCGGATATACACAGTCAATATCTGCAATATTTGGCATCGGAAAATACCTATACCCTTTTTAAATTTGTCCGGTTATTTAACAAATTGCCAGAGATGCATAAAATATTTCCTGATGCCCGGGTAATTCATATTTTGAAAGATCCCAGAAGAATAGCGTTTTCTCATGTCATTGGTTCCAAGGAACCCAAAGATAAATTCATCAGGCTGCGGCACAGGGTAAAAAGACGGTATCAAAGAGCATTTTTCTTTCAGGTAAAGAAGGGGTTCAATTTTTGGAGTGCTGAAAACATGATCAATGTGATCATTGATGAATGGCAGGGATATCATTCATTTAAAGGTGCACCAGCTTTTGAAAAAGTGATGCTCCTGTGGAAAATCATCAATGATCAGATCGTCAAGGATGGCCAGGCGTATTTCGGCGATAATTTCATGAGCGTTAAACATGAGGAGTTATGCACGCATCCCGCCCAGACCCTTGAAAGGATATATGATTGTGTAGGCATGAATTTACCTGAGAATGTCAGGGTATTGGGGACAAGTAACCTTAAGCCGCCCCGGCAGATTTTCAAAAGAAAAAACAAAAACTGGAGCCGGGCAGCTCAAAGAACCAGAATTGATTTAAGTGAATGGGAGCAGTATTAG